The following proteins are co-located in the Spea bombifrons isolate aSpeBom1 chromosome 3, aSpeBom1.2.pri, whole genome shotgun sequence genome:
- the ITGB1BP1 gene encoding integrin beta-1-binding protein 1 — protein MFRKGKKRHSSSSSQSSEISTKSKSVDSSLGGLSRSSTVASLDTDSAKSFGQGSGNSEACAEFRVKYVGSIEKLKPEDCDNLQGPLDLINYIDVAQQDGKLPFMPPEEEFTMVVSKYGIKVSTSDQYDVLHRHALYLIVSMVCYDDGLLAGKSLLALKTKDPCEDRYSLWVYQCHTLEQAQTICKVLSTAFDAVLAEKSRVPSE, from the exons ATGTTCCGGAAAGGGAAGAAAAGACACAGCAGCAGCAGTTCTCAGAGCAGTGAAATAAGTACGAAGAGCAAG TCTGTAGATTCCAGCCTCGGGGGACTATCCAGATCCAGCACCGTGGCTAGCCTGGACACAGACTCGGCCAAGAGCTTCG GGCAAGGAAGTGGCAATTCCGAGGCATGTGCTGAGTTCCGGGTGAAGTATGTAGGATCTATTGAAAAGCTCAAACCAGAAGACTGTGATAATCTCCAGGGACCCTTGGATCTGATAAATTATATCGATGTGGCGCAG CAAGATGGTAAATTGCCTTTTATGCCTCCAGAAGAAGAATTCACTATGGTCGTGTCTAAGTACGGAATCAAGGTGTCTACGTCGGATCAGTAC GATGTTTTACACAGACATGCTCTCTATCTGATCGTCAGCATGGTGTGTTATGATGATGGGCTGCTGGCCGGAAAGAGCTTGTTGGCTCTGAAGACCAAAGATCCCTGCGAGGATCGGTACAGCTTGTGGGTGTATCAGTGTCACACTTTG GAACAAGCACAGACTATCTGCAAGGTCCTCTCCACCGCATTCGATGCTGTGTTAGCCGAGAAGTCGCGTGTTCCTTCAGAATAG
- the CPSF3 gene encoding cleavage and polyadenylation specificity factor subunit 3 codes for MSVKRKAEGAVPAEESDQLLIRPLGAGQEVGRSCIILEFKGRKIMLDCGIHPGLEGMDALPYIDLIDPADIDLLLISHFHLDHCGALPWFLQKTSFKGRTFMTHATKAIYRWLLSDYVKVSNISADDMLYTETDLEESMDKIETINFHEVKEVAGIKFWCYHAGHVLGAAMFMIEIAGVKILYTGDFSRQEDRHLMAAEIPNIKPDILIIESTYGTHIHEKREEREARFCNTVHDIVNRGGRALIPVFALGRAQELLLILDEYWQNHPELHDIPIYYASSLAKKCMAVYQTYVNAMNDKIRKQININNPFVFKHISNLKSMDHFDDIGPSVVMASPGMMQSGLSRELFESWCTDKRNGVIIAGYCVEGTLAKHIMSEPEEIATMSGQKLPLKMSVDYISFSAHTDYQQTSEFIRALKPPHVILVHGEQNEMARLKAALIREYEDNEEVDIEVHNPRNTEAVTLNFRGEKLAKVMGCLADKKPEQGQRISGILVKRNFNYHILSPSDLSSYTDLAMSTVTQTQAIPYTGPFNLLSYQLQQITGEVEEIEVNEKEALQVFKAVTVIKEPGMVMLEWVANPSNDMYADTVITVILELQSNPKIQKAAAHQVTKPVDMESYSKKLEIMLQDIFGEDCISAKDGSTITVTVDGKTAVLSLETRVVECEEGIDEDETLRELVQLAAQRLYDALGPANL; via the exons ATGTCTGTGAAAAGAAAAGCGGAGGGAGCGGTGCCGGCGGAGGAGAGCGACCAGCTTCTGATTAGACCCCT CGGTGCCGGACAGGAGGTCGGGAGGTCATGTATCATTTTAGAATTCAAAGGAAGAAAAATCATG CTGGACTGCGGGATCCACCCCGGTCTGGAAGGAATGGACGCTCTCCCATACATCGACTTGATTGATCCGGCAGATATTGATCTTCTCCTGATAAGTCA CTTCCATCTGGATCATTGTGGTGCCCTGCCATGGTTCCTGCAGAAAACCAGCTTTAAAGGAAGGACGTTTATGACCCACGCCACCAAGGCTATTTACAGATGGCTGCTGTCAGATTATGTAAAGGTTAG TAATATATCAGCAGATGATATGCTGTACACAGAAACCGATCTGGAAGAAAGTATGGACAAAATCGAGACGATCAACTTCCATGAAGTGAAGGAGGTGGCAGGAATCAAGTTTTGGTGTTACCACGCAGGGCATGTTCTCGGAGCAGCCATGTTTATGATAGAGATAGCTGGCGTCAAG ATCCTTTACACCGGTGATTTCTCCAGACAAGAAGACAGACATCTGATGGCCGCAGAGATCCCAAACATAAAACCCGACATCCTTATCATC GAATCCACTTATGGTACTCATATACACGAGAAGAGGGAGGAGAGGGAAGCGCGTTTCTGTAATACCGTCCATGACATCGTGAACAGAGGAGGAAGGGCCCTCATCCCTGTGTTTGCTCTGGGAAGAGCACAGGAACTCCTCTTAATTCTAG ACGAGTACTGGCAGAATCACCCGGAGCTTCATGACATTCCCATATACTATGCTTCATCCCTGGCCAAGAAGTGCATGGCCGTGTACCAGACCTACGTGAATGCCATGAATGACAAGATCCGCAAACAGATCAATATCAACAACCCCTTTGTGTTCAAACACATCAGCAACCTTAAG aGCATGGATCATTTTGATGACATTGGCCCAAGCGTGGTGATGGCGTCCCCTGGTATGATGCAGAGCGGTCTGTCCAGGGAGCTTTTTGAGAGCTGGTGCACCGACAAAAGAAATGGTGTGATTATAGCTGGCTACTGCGTGGAGGGAACACTTGCCAAA CACATTATGTCAGAACCTGAAGAAATCGCCACCATGTCTGGCCAAAAACTACCACTGAAGATGTCTGTGGATTACATCTCGTTCTCGGCGCATACGGATTACCAGCAAACCAGCGAGTTTATCCGGGCCCTGAAACCTCCTCATGTG ATATTGGTGCACGGTGAGCAGAATGAAATGGCGCGGCTCAAAGCTGCTCTCATCCGAGAGTACGAAGACAATGAAGAAGTTGACATAGAGGTCCACAATCCTAGAAACACAGAAGCTGTGACGCTAAACTTCAGAGGAGAGAAGCTGGCCAAG GTAATGGGTTGTCTTGCAGACAAGAAACCAGAACAGGGCCAAAGAATTTCAGGAATCCTCGTCAAGAGAAACTTTAACTATCATATTCTTTCCCCAAGCGACCTTTCCA GTTACACAGATCTCGCCATGAGCACTGTGACGCAGACACAAGCCATTCCATACACTGGTCCTTTTAATCTCTTGTCTTACCAGCTACAGCAAATTACAG GAGAGGTGGAAGAAATTGAAGTGAATGAGAAAGAAGCCCTGCAGGTGTTCAAGGCCGTCACTGTGATTAAGGAGCCCGGCATGGTCATGCTGGAG TGGGTTGCAAATCCATCAAACGACATGTATGCAGACACTGTGATAACGGTGATATTGGAACTTCAATCAAACCCCAAAATACAGAAAG CTGCTGCTCACCAAGTCACAAAGCCTGTGGACATGGAAAGTTACAGCAAAAAGCTGGAGATAATGCTACA GGATATTTTTGGTGAAGACTGTATAAGCGCAAAGGATGGATCGACTATTACAGTGACAGTTGATGGGAAGACTGCtgttctttctttggaaaccagg GTGGTGGAGTGTGAAGAAGGGATCGATGAAGACGAGACTCTGCGGGAACTGGTGCAGCTGGCAGCACAGAGACTTTATGATGCCCTCGGGCCGGCAAATCTATAa
- the IAH1 gene encoding isoamyl acetate-hydrolyzing esterase 1 homolog, which produces MICWPRVILLGDSITQFAFEANAWGSTLANKLVRKCDVINRGLSGYNTRWAKLLLPRLVSRSCSGNVAAVTVFFGANDCSLKEENPQQHVPLEEYADNLRSMIQYLKSIDVAGDRIILISPPPLHEPSWEKQCHGKGCKLNRLNAVAGEYAKACVQVAAECGTECLDLWTQMQEGDLDYTAYLSDGLHLSDEGNRFVESHLWSILEKKLSTLPFILPYWNDVDCLNPDASLLQDKNAEP; this is translated from the exons ATGATTTGTTGGCCTCGCGTCATTCTGTTGGGAGACTCCATAACTCAG TTTGCTTTTGAGGCGAATGCGTGGGGCTCCACACTCGCTAATAAGCTTGTCAG gaaatgtgatgtcatcaaccgCGGCCTCTCTGGGTATAACACAAGATGGGCCAAACTGCTGCTGCCGAGGCTGGTCTCCAGAAGCTGTTCTGGAAACGTGGCTGCGGTGACCGTATTCTTTGGTGCTAATGACTGTTCCTTGAAAG AGGAGAACCCCCAGCAGCATGTCCCGTTGGAGGAGTATGCGGACAACCTACGGAGCATGATTCAGTATCTGAAGTCCATCGACGTCGCCGGAGATCGGATTATCCTGATCAGTCCTCCTCCTCTCCACGAGCCATCCTGGGAAAAACAGTGTCATGGAAAAG GTTGTAAGCTGAATCGCTTGAACGCCGTCGCGGGGGAATATGCCAAGGCCTGCGTTCAGGTTGCTGCGGAATGTGGGACGGAGTGTCTGGATTTATGGACCCAAATGCAGGAAGGAGATCTG GACTACACCGCGTATCTGTCAGATGGGCTTCATCTATCCGATGAAGGCAACCGCTTTGTGGAGTCCCATCTCTGGTCGATCCTTGAGAAGAAGCTGTCTACCCTGCCCTTCATTCTGCCCTACTGGAACGACGTCGACTGTCTGAATCCAGACGCCTCTCTGCTCCAGGATAAGAATGCAGAGCCGTAG